The genomic stretch TTCCGGAGTAAACAGATTTGACCTGTTGTCCATACTTAGCGTTGATCACCATACCTTTCCAGTTAACTTGGCCTGTTTGGCGCGAACCATAGCTATGCAGAACTTTGTCTCTGATTGGCCAGGGTAGTTTGCCTTTACGTTTGGCTAAACCATCCATAGGGACTGCATTACGCCTCTCGCGAGCCGCCTTCTCTGCTTTCGCTATTTCGGCTTTCAAGCGAGTCTCATTGCGCTGAAGTTCTGCCAAATAGTTTTTGTCACCAGATATATTCTTTTTGATGCTACCAACGGTCTTCTTACGTTGTGTTTGGGTTTTGGCTAGCGTATCGCGCTTTGTGGTTTGTTGTTTTAGCAGTGTTGCGATTTGTTCTTGTTCAAGTTGGCGCTGCTTATGGCTTTCTTCTAACTCAAGTTGAGTTTGTTCAATCGTTTTGATTGTTGCAGAGCGGGCTTTGGCAAGATGTTGGTAATAGTGACTGATGCGATCTTCTTCGACGCCCGTATTGAGGATGTGCGATGAGGCTTTAGCACGGCTTGTCATGTAGTAAGTTTGAATCAGTTGTTCCAACTTATCTGTATGGACTTTTTTCTGTGCTGTGAGTGCTTTGATCTTAGTGTCTAAGTTAGCAATGTTAGCATTAGCGGTATTTAGCTGCCTCTTACTATCTAGGATAGCTTTTTCAAGCGACGCAATGGAAAGCTCTTGTTTTTTGAGACTTGCTTGTAGGCTATCGAGTTTTTTCTGTTGTGAGGATAGATTCTTTTGTTGGCGAGATATCTCGCTAGATACACCTTTCAGTTCACCTTGAGATGCAGCAAATGACGACGTAGATAAAAGAGCAATACAGAGGCTCGCTGATATCAGGAGAGTCGAACTAATGGCTCGAATTTGTTTCATCATTATCGTCATTTAGTTGTTATTCATCTACTTGTAGGTTGTGTTTGTTTTATTCGAATCTCATCGATGCTCGCAATTCTTCTCACATCTCGATACTCGTCTCCTGCTACTGCTGCTTAAATCCCATCACCATGGATGAAGTTCTGAGAGCGGCCATTGAACCCCTGATCCATGTCTAAAGATGGCTTGTCAGTTTTTGGCTTACCGACAATCTTTGCTGGCACGCCCGCCACGGTAGTATGAGGTGGAACTGCCTGAAGAACCACAGAACAAGAACCAATCTTCGCGCCTTCACCCACTTCAATGTTACCGAGAATTTTAGCGCCGGCACCAATCATCACGCCTTCGCGAATCTTAGGGTGACGATCACCGCCTTCTTTACCGGTACCACCAAGGGTCACGTCTTGAAGAATCGACACGTCATTTTCGACTACAGCGGTTTCACCAATCACAATGCCTGTTGCGTGGTCGAGCATGATTGCTTTGCCGATACGTGCAGCCGGGTGGATATCTACTTGGCAAGCGACTGAAATTTGATTTTGCAGGTAAGTCGCAAGAGCAATACGACCTTGTTTCCATAGCCAGTTAGCGACTCGGTAACCTTGCAGAGCATGGTAGCCTTTAAGATAAAGTAGAGGCATTGAATACATCTCTACCGCCGGATCTCGAGTCACTGTTGCACAAATATCACAAGCGGCAGCATCAATAATCGATTGGTCCTGCTTAAATGCTTGTTCAACCACCTCACGCACTGCCATTGCAGGCATTGAGGCGGTCTTTAATTTGTTTGCCAGAATATAACTGAGCGCGGCGCCCAAGCTTTCGTGGTTGATAATTGTGGCATGGTAAAAACTCGCAAGCATAGGCTCTTGCTCTGACTGCTGTCGAGCTTCCTTCACAATGCATTGCCAAACTTTTTGTTGTTCACAGTGTTTCATTTTTCCATCCATCTTATCTATTTCATTCCACGACTTGATGCGTGATGTTATCGCTCTGACTTCTTGTCTCGAGCAAGTAGGTCTTGTGCCGCTAAGTGAGCATCTTTCCCTTGATACAGCACTTGGTAAATTTGTTCAACAATTGGCATCTCAACGCCCATGCGTTCTGATAGTAACCAAACTTC from Vibrio pomeroyi encodes the following:
- a CDS encoding murein hydrolase activator EnvC family protein translates to MTIMMKQIRAISSTLLISASLCIALLSTSSFAASQGELKGVSSEISRQQKNLSSQQKKLDSLQASLKKQELSIASLEKAILDSKRQLNTANANIANLDTKIKALTAQKKVHTDKLEQLIQTYYMTSRAKASSHILNTGVEEDRISHYYQHLAKARSATIKTIEQTQLELEESHKQRQLEQEQIATLLKQQTTKRDTLAKTQTQRKKTVGSIKKNISGDKNYLAELQRNETRLKAEIAKAEKAARERRNAVPMDGLAKRKGKLPWPIRDKVLHSYGSRQTGQVNWKGMVINAKYGQQVKSVYSGTVVFAEYLRGYGLVVLLDHGKGDMTLYGFNQALLKKEGDKVKAGEAIALAGDTGGQTRPSLYFEIRRNSQAQNPKSWLVR
- the cysE gene encoding serine O-acetyltransferase, translated to MKHCEQQKVWQCIVKEARQQSEQEPMLASFYHATIINHESLGAALSYILANKLKTASMPAMAVREVVEQAFKQDQSIIDAAACDICATVTRDPAVEMYSMPLLYLKGYHALQGYRVANWLWKQGRIALATYLQNQISVACQVDIHPAARIGKAIMLDHATGIVIGETAVVENDVSILQDVTLGGTGKEGGDRHPKIREGVMIGAGAKILGNIEVGEGAKIGSCSVVLQAVPPHTTVAGVPAKIVGKPKTDKPSLDMDQGFNGRSQNFIHGDGI